From Lycium ferocissimum isolate CSIRO_LF1 chromosome 12, AGI_CSIRO_Lferr_CH_V1, whole genome shotgun sequence, one genomic window encodes:
- the LOC132040492 gene encoding DNA repair protein RAD51 homolog isoform X2, with protein sequence MICTKRANQASGIAALDVKKLKDAGLCTVESVVYAPRKELLHIKGISEAKVDKIIEAASKLVPLGFTSASQLHAQRLEIIQITSGSKELDKILEGGIETGSITEIYGEFRCGKTQLCHTLCVTCQLPLDQGGGEGKAMYIDAEGTFRPQRLLQIADRFGLNGPDVLENVAYARAYNTDHQSRLLLEAASMMVETRFALMIVDSATALYRTDFSGRGELSARQMHLAKFLRSLQKLADEFGVAVVITNQVVAQVDGSAVFAGPQIKPIGGNIMAHASTTRLALRKGRAEERICKVVSSPCLAEAEARFQIAVEGVTDVKD encoded by the exons GCATCAGGGATTGCAGCCCTAGACGTAAAAAAGCTCAAGGATGCTGGTCTGTGCACAGTTGAATCTGTTGTTTATGCTCCAAGAAAGGAGCTTCTGCATATAAAAGGAATTAGTGAAGCTAAAGTTGACAAGATCATTGAGGCAG CGTCAAAATTAGTGCCTTTGGGATTCACGAGTGCCAGCCAACTCCATGCGCAGAGGCTTGAAATCATACAGATAACTTCTGGGTCAAAAGAACTTGACAAGATATTAGAAG GAGGAATCGAAACTGGATCCATTACAGAAATTTACGGGGAGTTCCGATGTGGAAAGACTCAGCTGTGTCACACACTATGTGTCACTTGTCAA CTTCCATTAGATCAGGGAGGTGGTGAGGGGAAAGCTATGTACATTGATGCTGAAGGTACTTTCAGGCCACAAAGACTTCTACAAATTGCAGACAG GTTTGGATTGAATGGTCCTGATGTTCTGGAGAATGTAGCCTATGCTCGAGCTTATAATACTGATCATCAATCAAGGCTTTTGCTGGAAGCAGCTTCAATGATGGTGGAGACCAG GTTTGCCCTTATGATTGTGGACAGTGCTACTGCCCTTTATAGGACTGATTTCTCTGGGAGAGGAGAGTTGTCTGCCAGGCAGATGCATCTTGCAAAGTTTTTGAGAAGCCTTCAGAAGCTAGCAGATGAG TTCGGTGTTGCTGTTGTTATCACTAACCAAGTCGTCGCTCAAGTGGATGGTTCTGCTGTATTTGCTGGGCCTCAAATAAAACCTATTGGTGGCAACATCATGGCACATGCTTCTACAACGAG ACTAGCTCTGAGGAAGGGTAGAGCGGAGGAGCGGATTTGTAAAGTAGTCAGTTCGCCATGCTTAGCTGAAGCTGAAGCAAGATTTCAAATTGCTGTTGAAGGGGTCACGGATGTAAAGGACTAA
- the LOC132040492 gene encoding DNA repair protein RAD51 homolog isoform X1 — MEQQHRNQKSMLQEQNEDVDDVHHGPFPVEQLQASGIAALDVKKLKDAGLCTVESVVYAPRKELLHIKGISEAKVDKIIEAASKLVPLGFTSASQLHAQRLEIIQITSGSKELDKILEGGIETGSITEIYGEFRCGKTQLCHTLCVTCQLPLDQGGGEGKAMYIDAEGTFRPQRLLQIADRFGLNGPDVLENVAYARAYNTDHQSRLLLEAASMMVETRFALMIVDSATALYRTDFSGRGELSARQMHLAKFLRSLQKLADEFGVAVVITNQVVAQVDGSAVFAGPQIKPIGGNIMAHASTTRLALRKGRAEERICKVVSSPCLAEAEARFQIAVEGVTDVKD, encoded by the exons GCATCAGGGATTGCAGCCCTAGACGTAAAAAAGCTCAAGGATGCTGGTCTGTGCACAGTTGAATCTGTTGTTTATGCTCCAAGAAAGGAGCTTCTGCATATAAAAGGAATTAGTGAAGCTAAAGTTGACAAGATCATTGAGGCAG CGTCAAAATTAGTGCCTTTGGGATTCACGAGTGCCAGCCAACTCCATGCGCAGAGGCTTGAAATCATACAGATAACTTCTGGGTCAAAAGAACTTGACAAGATATTAGAAG GAGGAATCGAAACTGGATCCATTACAGAAATTTACGGGGAGTTCCGATGTGGAAAGACTCAGCTGTGTCACACACTATGTGTCACTTGTCAA CTTCCATTAGATCAGGGAGGTGGTGAGGGGAAAGCTATGTACATTGATGCTGAAGGTACTTTCAGGCCACAAAGACTTCTACAAATTGCAGACAG GTTTGGATTGAATGGTCCTGATGTTCTGGAGAATGTAGCCTATGCTCGAGCTTATAATACTGATCATCAATCAAGGCTTTTGCTGGAAGCAGCTTCAATGATGGTGGAGACCAG GTTTGCCCTTATGATTGTGGACAGTGCTACTGCCCTTTATAGGACTGATTTCTCTGGGAGAGGAGAGTTGTCTGCCAGGCAGATGCATCTTGCAAAGTTTTTGAGAAGCCTTCAGAAGCTAGCAGATGAG TTCGGTGTTGCTGTTGTTATCACTAACCAAGTCGTCGCTCAAGTGGATGGTTCTGCTGTATTTGCTGGGCCTCAAATAAAACCTATTGGTGGCAACATCATGGCACATGCTTCTACAACGAG ACTAGCTCTGAGGAAGGGTAGAGCGGAGGAGCGGATTTGTAAAGTAGTCAGTTCGCCATGCTTAGCTGAAGCTGAAGCAAGATTTCAAATTGCTGTTGAAGGGGTCACGGATGTAAAGGACTAA